In Campylobacter showae, the genomic stretch TTTCCCGCGTCTATATCGACGCCCGCGTCTTTGTAGCTTATCAAATTTTATCCTCCAAGATGGTATAATTTCGCAGATTTTAGCTAAAATCGAATAAAAACGCTATAAAGGCTCACCTTGAAATTTAAACACGCCGTTGTCATTACAGGCAGTATCGGTAGCGGTAAGAGCGCGGTTTGCGAGCTGCTTCGTGATCGCGGATTTGAGATCATCGATGCCGATCAAATTTCGCATCGCGTTTTAGATCGCTGCGCCGCACAGGTGGCTGAAATTTTCGGCGCGCAATATGTCGTGCAAAAAGACGCGCAGGCTAGAAATTTGAGTTCACATGTGGAATTTGACGCTAGCGGCGATGAGGAAAATTTGACCAATTCGTGCGCCTCGGTAGATCGCAAAAAGCTAGGAGAGCTGGTGTTTAAAAGCCCCGCAGAGCTTGCAAAGCTCGAAGCGTTGCTGCATCCAAAGATAACGGCTGAAATTTTATCGCAGGCGCAGGCTTTGGAGGCGAAAGGAAGGCTTTATTTCGTTGATATTCCGCTGTTTTTTGAGGGCAAGAGATATGAGTTTTTTGACAAAGTGGCGGTCGTTTATGCGCCTAAAGATACGCTAATCGCACGCGTGATGAAGCGAAATGGGCTCGATCATGCCGCTGCAAAACACCGCGTGGAGCTGCAAACGGATATCGAGCAAAAGTGCGCTATGGCGGATTTTGTTATAGATAATAGCGGTGATTTGCAAAATTTAAGAGATGAAACCGGGTCTTTTTTGGAAAAAATCAGCTTAAATTTGCATATATAAGACTTTAAAAATAGCTTAACCTGTTATGACACGGCATTTTATGCTATTTGAACACTGCTTTAGTCGCTTGGCAACGGCAGTTTGTCGTCATATCCAGCCCTGCTACTATTTGTGACGCAAGCTACGTTGATTATTTTAGTTTATTTGCAGTCTTTGCTTTCAAGTTTTACCCGAATAAGCTCTTTGTCTTTTATATAATAAACAAAATCGACGCCGTCAGCTATATCGCGCACGGCCTTTAACCGCGTATCTTCGCAAAATTCTTTTTTGAGTTCCTTTGTTTGCTCCTCTTTTAGCTCGGCGATATCTTTATCATTTAACGCGTTTTCATCTGTTTCTAGCCCTTTACCGAGCGCATAACGATAAACAAAACGGCGGTTTTCGCAGACGATTTTTTCTAGCGTATTTATCTCGTCTAGTTTTCTCGGGAGACCTGAATTTAGTCGCGCCAGCATCTCTTTTACGTTTGACGCTTCGCATAGATTTTCTTTCATTTGTTCTTTTGCGTATTCTACTTTACTGCCTATAAAAACTTCTACGCCGATCCAGACCGCGGCGGCGATGCCTAAGATAATAAATAAAATTTTGTTGAGTTTGTTTAGGTTTTGATTTAGTTTTTGTATGTCCATTTTTATTCCTTAAATTTAAGGCGGTATTTTATCGGAAAAAACGAAAAACAAAAATTAAAATTTGGAGCGGAATTTGTTTTATTGTGATTTTTTTTGGGGGGGGGGGTGAACGATCAAATTTAATTAAAATAAATAATCAAAGAAAAAGGAGCGGGAACCGCCCCTGGGTATTATAAAGCAGCCTTTGCTTTTGAAGCTAGCTCGCTGAAAGCTTTTGCGTCATTCATAGCTAGATCGGCTAAGATTTTTCTATCAAGCTCGATATTTGCTTTTTTAAGTCCCGCGATAAAGCGCGAATAGCTAATGTCGTTTAGGCGGCACGCAGCGTTGATGCGCACTATCCACAAGCGGCGGAAGTCGCGTTTCTTGCGGCGTCTGTCGCGGTAAGCATAGACCAAACTTCTTTCTAATTGCTCTTTAGCTTTTCTAAAGTGTTTGTGTCTAGCGCTGAAAAAACCTCTAGCTAGTTTTAAAACTTTTTTATGGCGTCTTCTTCTAACTACGCCTGTTTTTACTCTTGCCATATTTATCCTTTACAAATCGGCGCTCACTGAGTGAGTCTTGCCCCAAATTTGGGGGAGTTTGGAATGACTTTTCGTCAAAAACTTAAATTCCGAGCATCGCTTTGACGCTTGCGACGTTTGTGCTGTCTACGTATTGAGGCGAGCGCAAATCTCTCTTGCGGTTGCGAGATTTTTTAGTCAAAATGTGGCTTCTAAAAGCAGAGCCTCTTTTGATCTTGTTTTTGCCCACTTTAAAACGTTTAGCAGCGCCGCGAACTGTCTTCATCTTAGGCATACTAATCCTTTTAAAATTTCTTTTACGCCTTACGCGTAAGAGTGGGATTATACCTAAAATTCCTTTAAGAAATTTAAATTTGACGGGGCGTGCGTCAAAACGCAAAACAAATTTACAATACAATCTTGAAAATAGCTTAAATTTTAGATTTAATTAATATTTTTAGTCCTATAATTTCATTTAGATTTATTATCTCAAATCAAGGAGTAACGATGAAGATAAAGTTTCTCGCCTCTGCGGCGGTAATAAGCGCGATGTTTTGCGCAAACGCGCTAGCTTGCACGACTATTTTGGTTGGAGAGGGGGCCTCAGACGACGGCTCTATGCTGATAGCTAGGAGTGCCGATAGCAAGGCGATAAAGGCGCAGGTGTTTTTGATACATCCGAAAAAAACCAATCAAAAAGGCGTCCACAGCTCAAAGGCGCATGACGGGGCAAATGATTTTACCTATCCGCTGCCAAAAGAGGGCATGAGATACACGACGATAGCAAACTCCCACACCAAGCTTCACGGCGCGGTCGGCTACAATGACGCTGGCGTGGGCATCAGCGGCACCGAGACCATCTACGCTAAAGACGAACTGCTAAAAATCGATCCGTATAACGAAGCGACAGGCATCACGGAGGATGATATCCCCGACGTCTTGCTGCCTAGGATGAAAAGCGCAGCCGAGGGCGTGAAGCTACTCGGCGAGATCGTAGAAACTACGGGCGCGGGAGAGGGTTTTGGCGTAGTGTTTGTGGATAAAAACGAGCTTTGGTACTTTGAAACGGGCACCGGTCATCACTGGATGGCGGTTAAGCTACCAAAAGACGAGTACTTCGTCTCCGCAAACCAGGGCAGACTGCAAAACTATAAAGAAAACGATCCGAATTTCATGGGATCGAAAAATTTAATCAAATTTGCCCAAGATAACGGCGCCTACGATCCGGCAAAAGACGGCGAATTTCAGTTTACCAAGGCCTACACCAGAGACGATGAGAGAGATATGACCTACAACTATCCGCGCGTTTGCTGGGTGCAGCAGATGTTTAATCCCGAGCTAAAAGATAAGCAGACCCTTGATGGCGGCAACTATCCGGTATTTTTAAAACCGGCTAAAAAGCTAAGCGTACAGGATCTAAAAACCGCTCTTAGATCCCACTACGACGGCACTGCGTACGATAACTACGCGAGCAAAGACGAAAATCAAAAAAATATTTACCGCGCCGTGAGCGTCTTTAGAACCTACGAGTCGCACGTGATGCAGGTGCGCCCGTGGCTACCGCAAGAGATCGGCAGAGTGACATACGTGGCGCTTGGCATGTCTGATCTTGGCGTTTATTTGCCGTATTACTACGGGCTCGACAAATTTATCGACGGCTACGACAAAGGCTCGTATAAGGCCGACGACGAGTCGATCTACTGGACGTATAGAAAGCTACAAACTCTCGTGATGATGGATTACGATAAGTATTCGCCGGTCGTAAAAAAGGCATACAAGGAGTTTGAGGACGCGCTCGCGGTCAAACAGGCCAAATTTGAAGACGAATACGTCAAACTCTACAAAAAAGACAAAGCCAAAGCAAACAAGCTGCTAAACGAATTTTCGACAAATATGATGAAGGATGCCAAGGCTCTAACGCAAAATTTGACGAACGAAATCTTTACGATGCTAACTGATGACACCGACGCCAAGCTAAAATCGCTAAACAAAGGCAAAAAAGACTAGGCAAATTTAAGAGGCGGGCTGGGGCCTGCCTCAAATTTAGCCCGAATTTGATAAAAACTTCTTGATTTATTTTTTAAAAATCTTTATAATACGGCACAAATTTGACCCCAAAAGGATGAGCTTAATGCCTTGCCCCATGCCTGAGACTCTTTAATCTTAGCAAAAAAACTGCAAACGACTTTAAAAAAACAGCCGAATTTTTAAATAATTTCACGTTTTTAAACATTAATATAAATTTATTTCTATCGCCGCGCAGGGCGCATTGTAATTGTATTTTTAAAAACAAAGCGAAGCAGCGTCTGAAATTTGGACGAAATTTGTTTAGTAGAGTTTTTTATAAATTTTATTTTAGTTTGAGAAAATCGGGTTGCCACCCGCCGTTTCTAAGCTCGCTCTTTTGAGCGACTTTGAATAAGCTTAAAATTTAAAAATAAAAAATCAAAATTTAAAGGAATCAAAATGATAAAAAGTTATGTTACGGGTTTCCCACGAATCGGAGAAAAAAGAGAGCTAAAACGCGCACTTGAAGGCCTTTGGGCCGGCAAAGAGGGCTTTAGCGAGGAGAATTTGCTAAGCGTCGCTAAAACGCTAAAAAACAGACACTGGCAATACCAAAAAGACGCCGAAATTTCGGCCATCAGCGTAAATGATTTTTCGTTTTACGATTTGATGCTTGATAGCATCGTCGCGTTTGGCGCCGTACCGCCTAGATTTGCAAATTTGAGCGGACGAGAGCAGTATTTTGCCTGCGCGCGCGGTAACAAAACCGGCGTAGCGATGGAGATGACGAAGTGGTTTAACACAAACTACCACTACATCGTGCCTGAGCTTAGCGCCGAGACGACTTTTAAGCTAGACGCGTCAAAAATCCTTGCCGAATACGAAGAAGCAAAGGCTGCTGGCGTAAAAGGCAAGGTAAATTTGATCGGACCTATCACATTTTTGGCGCTTTCAAAGACCACCGACGGCAGCTGCCCGTTTAAAAATCTAAACGCTCTAGTTGCCGAATACAAAAAGCTTCTTGAGCTACTTTCGACGCTTGACGATGAGGTTTTAGTGCAGTTTGACGAGCCGATTTTTGCGACCGATAAAAACGAAGAAAACCTGCTTAGCGTCATCGGCAAGGTATATAACGAGCTAGTCGAAGCGGCCGGCAACGTAAAAGTCGTGTTTATGACGTATTTCGAGCACGCGCTAAAAGCGGTCGCCGAGGTAGCCAAAACTAAAATTTACGGTATCGGACTTGATTTCATTCACGGAAAAAGAAATTTCGAAGCGCTTGAAACTATCAAAAACAGCCACTTAACGCTATTTGCTGGCGTCATCGACGGACGAAATATCTGGAAAAGCAACATCGACGAAAAGGTAAATTTAGTCCGCGAAATCAGCGAAAAAATCGGCGGCAAAGATTTCTACGTCGGACCTAGCTGCTCGCTGCTTCACGTGCCTTATGCCCTAAAATACGAAGAAAAACTAAACTCCGAGGTCAAAAGCTGGCTGAGCTTTGCCGTAGAAAA encodes the following:
- the coaE gene encoding dephospho-CoA kinase (Dephospho-CoA kinase (CoaE) performs the final step in coenzyme A biosynthesis.), translated to MKFKHAVVITGSIGSGKSAVCELLRDRGFEIIDADQISHRVLDRCAAQVAEIFGAQYVVQKDAQARNLSSHVEFDASGDEENLTNSCASVDRKKLGELVFKSPAELAKLEALLHPKITAEILSQAQALEAKGRLYFVDIPLFFEGKRYEFFDKVAVVYAPKDTLIARVMKRNGLDHAAAKHRVELQTDIEQKCAMADFVIDNSGDLQNLRDETGSFLEKISLNLHI
- the rpmI gene encoding 50S ribosomal protein L35 — protein: MPKMKTVRGAAKRFKVGKNKIKRGSAFRSHILTKKSRNRKRDLRSPQYVDSTNVASVKAMLGI
- a CDS encoding C69 family dipeptidase, with translation MKIKFLASAAVISAMFCANALACTTILVGEGASDDGSMLIARSADSKAIKAQVFLIHPKKTNQKGVHSSKAHDGANDFTYPLPKEGMRYTTIANSHTKLHGAVGYNDAGVGISGTETIYAKDELLKIDPYNEATGITEDDIPDVLLPRMKSAAEGVKLLGEIVETTGAGEGFGVVFVDKNELWYFETGTGHHWMAVKLPKDEYFVSANQGRLQNYKENDPNFMGSKNLIKFAQDNGAYDPAKDGEFQFTKAYTRDDERDMTYNYPRVCWVQQMFNPELKDKQTLDGGNYPVFLKPAKKLSVQDLKTALRSHYDGTAYDNYASKDENQKNIYRAVSVFRTYESHVMQVRPWLPQEIGRVTYVALGMSDLGVYLPYYYGLDKFIDGYDKGSYKADDESIYWTYRKLQTLVMMDYDKYSPVVKKAYKEFEDALAVKQAKFEDEYVKLYKKDKAKANKLLNEFSTNMMKDAKALTQNLTNEIFTMLTDDTDAKLKSLNKGKKD
- the rplT gene encoding 50S ribosomal protein L20, translated to MARVKTGVVRRRRHKKVLKLARGFFSARHKHFRKAKEQLERSLVYAYRDRRRKKRDFRRLWIVRINAACRLNDISYSRFIAGLKKANIELDRKILADLAMNDAKAFSELASKAKAAL